DNA from Xiphias gladius isolate SHS-SW01 ecotype Sanya breed wild chromosome 9, ASM1685928v1, whole genome shotgun sequence:
CTTGCTCTATAAAAGTTTTGCATCACAGCCAAtatggagaggaggaatgtTTACAGTGTCCCCATAAGTAATTTGCAAATGAGGGTAAGTTAGGATATATGTCTATAGTTAGTAAGAGTGCTAGATTTCAGAGTACTAGCTAATGTTTATCCTACTTCACACCTTGATCATTGAGCTTCGGAACATCCCTTCGCCTGATTCTTGGATCCATCCACTGTGGTTTAACTCAACCAATCGAGTAGCAAAATATGCTGGGTACTGTATATGAACAGACCAATGTTCCAGAAATAATAGTCctattcatttgtttatacTGTTTTAGGTGACTGGCCATCTGAATGCTTTCACTTGGATGGCTTGAAATTCTAATGGTGGAATTAGTggtacaaaaaaatcagtttcactgaACATAATTCAAATATACAAGACATGTACATAACTTCAAGAAAGAAGTTAACCGTGAGTCCCAAAGAGCTTAGCGATAACAAATTTCCAATTACAGTGAGCTCCAAATTCTGTTGCTACACCACTAACGGTGAAGTGAACCTGGAGGTTGATCTTTGTAGAACATGTGGATTATATTCAGCAGCTTCAATCaattttcttttagattttgGGTCAATTAAGCAACTAGAGTGCAGTGTTGGTTCCAGACCGCattgacaaaatgttttgaatattcTCTTACGCTTCATTCACACCGTGTTTACATGAATGGGAAAATCTCCCATTATTAAACACCAATCACCTGTCCTAGAGTTACACTaggtaaataaaattaagtaattCAACTAGTAGGCTGATGTGACTACTTTTTCACACTGTGCAAATGATGATTACACTCTGAACAATGTAACATGTATGTAGCATTGTTTCATAACTCTTGATGGAGTCTTGTCTACAGCAATGACCACTCAGAGAAAGTGTAGCATTTAGTGCAATGTCACACACCAAACTAAGGAAAAATCATGATTACTCAggaattaaatggaaaaatttcTACACAGTGGCCATGACATGAAGTTATAAATTGCTTAAATTATCAGAGACAGTTCTGTTGGGAAACATGGACGTTAGTGTTAATAGCCAACTCTCAAAagctagagaaaaaaaagcaacaacaaaaaaacaaacactagcACTGTGCATTCATGAAGCATGGGGTGAGGCTGCTTTGGATAAAGGCATCCACTTAATGACACGTGCAGTATTCCCAGCTACATGTAGCTTGATCTGAACATGGCAGAGGGAGGCAGTGGGATAAAGGTTCAGCAGGTGTCACTGCTGCGGGATAAAAACACAGTggctttcagtttttctttcgAAGTTTGAGCTTTGGACACCAGTCAGTATCGGGGTACAGAAGGCAGTGGACTGTCTTAAACCTGCAGgatgaaaagagacagagtcAGGGAAAGGACAAGTTTCTAGTGTTCAGTGTTCCCACAGTAAATGCCTTAGTAACATCATTTTAGGTCAAGGGATTCCTATGAAAAAACTGTGGAGGATTGATCAATTCAAAAATAATCATACAAATAATCAAACTGCATCTTATGTTTCAAGGATGTGTCAATTAGGTTTTCGTCACCATTTCTGATATGTCCTGACCTGACCAAAAGCTTAAATTTCCCTAAGTAGTACTGCTCCACAGTACACACTTCAAGTACAGTATAAGACCAAAACTATGTGGACACATCCAAATTAGTACATTTGTCCTGGGTTTGACTTTCCAGGTTTGCTCTAGGCCCCCTGGTTCCAATTAAGGCAAATCTTAATGCTCCAGCATAGTACAACACACTTTTTCCCAATTTactgtggaagaacttgacttgtCTGCACATAGCCTTGatctcaaccccatccaacacctttgggatgaaatGGAATGCCGACTGCAAGCCAGGCCAAGTAAGATGCAGAATGCTAAAGCTCTACAATATGatacttatttttttcaacataagtAAACAAACTGCAAACTCATAAATAGCtctaacaaatataaaaatgcacaacaaaATTTCACAACGTAAGTGCCAACTTAGTACCACATTACCATTAATACAAGCTTTGATCACTTATGACACTGATACTTATGATTGCTTCAGAACACTGTTGACATGAATGGTACCAAAAGTTGACCATTTCAATAAACCCCAACTCATTTTTAATAAGAGGCCATATTTGGCTTAGAGTACTAGTTTAACCATAGTCTGAACTCTCACAGATACCGTATGTGACATCAAATGTTGAAAAGAGCCATGGGACTCTGTGAAGGAGCACTGAGTACATATTAACTTGTTTTGTTATTAATGTGTTTACCGTGTGGGGTCTTCAGCCAGTGAAAAACCTCCAGCAATGCTGACCACATTTCTTCTGTTCTCAAAGCCTCCATAGCTGAGAGTCACCTGttgcaaaacaaacatacaacatAGTTGTTTTGACTTCACTGTAGACCgtaaaaacacaaccaaaacatttttagatgCTAATGTGATACTGACATATTCATGTGATATGTATTCGCTCTTTAATTATaccatttaaatatattttcaagtTAGCACCTTTTTAAATGGCAACAGTTTTCTTAGTGTCTCAGACCTTACTGTATTGCACATGAAACGaacataacaaaaaacacacatacacacacgcacatactaACCTGTTCCAGGACAGAGTCAGGGGGCAGCTTCTGCAGGTTCTCCAGGTGAGAAtggaagaggtgtgtgtgtgttagggcaACCTCTAGCAGAGCCTCGATGATGTAGCCAATGGTGCAGTCGTCCGGAAGTCGGATCTTCTCAGCTGTGCTTATGAAATTCCCTAAACTGAAACCACAAGACAGAGTTTTAGCCAACAGCctatcaaaatgtgtttttaacactAACAACCGAAGCGCACTTTCTTCCTAAAGACCTTAGGAAGAAAGTGAGTAACCCGGTCCGGGTCATGCTTGAAAAAAACTAGTTCTTACGATGTGTTGTCTGACTACAtcagaaatcaaaagtgtttaaaacTGATCCAAATGGCAAGACTCAAAGGTGGGGTATAAAGCCGGCTGTcacagagaggggggagatgtgatattatttaaatatggggataacagtgcacattttcagatCCTGAGTATATTCGTAATTGCAGCACTCAGTTGTTCatataaaaagtgacagaaatagtagtgtaatgaaaaaggaaaaagctatcagagagatatcaaaggtagttggtttgccaaaCTCAACAATTGGGTACATTTTAAAACTAGTGGTTGTGGGCCTCCGCCACTCTTGTATGTGTTCACATGCTTGGCCATCACAGCTGATTCTGATTGAACACAAAGTTGTAGCCCTGACAGCTGAAAATgcttcaaatataaatgttgcTCCAAAGAAGCTACAATTTCTAAAATGtggatgcttcacacacatcttcaacccGATAGCACAGAAGATCTACTCAATCACTACAGTTTCAAGGAGGGCATCCATGATTAGTGTCACCAGTTAGCTATCtgaacaaatgtgaaatatggtctCAATCTCCCCATCTGTTTCTGAGTTATGGcattgaataatggccagaaaagtgtttttgcagaacattatgatgtcaaaGCGATGCTGACCTTTAACAGttttgatataaaatgtcatcacgtcatcatttttttgtattacacaTTTGTGTGAAAGTTTGTCATGATTGGCATATGAATTCTTTAGTTGTGGCCAAAAACGCGGTTTGTCAAGTCACAGTAACCTTGATCTTTGActaccaaattttaaaaaggttcatCCTTTATTCCAAGAGAATTGtctgtgccagatgtaatgaaattccctcacGTTCACAAGAATGGAACTGAGgtatgaaaacataatgcctccaaCCACGGCTGTCGCCAGCAGAGGCATAAAAAGCTGAtgtgtacaggaaaactagaaaatgtcaAACGAGCTGGCAGactgaggagcacaagtctGGAAGGATGACTGGAAAATCGACTGGAAAATCATTTGcacggtgaaaaaaaaaccctttatgtCTGCATAGCAAGTCAAGAAAGCTCACCAGGATGTAGGCGGACATATTTCCTTGTCAACGATCAAGAGAGGACTTCATGACTATAACtgcagaggattcaccacaagatgcaaacccctggtaaacctcaaaaaaagggaggccaggctgcagttcacaaaaacagagTTCTGGAAGgaagttctatggactgatgaaacaaaatcaaccaaggacaaaatgatggaaagaggaaagtgtggagaaaaaaaaaaggaacagctcttGACCCAAacccaccacctcatctgtcaaacatgatggtggttctgttatggcttgggAATGTATGCCTGCCAACTGAACTAGCACAATGGTTTATATTTATGATTTAATGGCTGATGGAAGCAACAACACCAATGCAGAAGTttacaggagcattctgtgatcagattcagtcaaatgcatcaaaactcatcgGACAACATTTGAGCAGGACAATGATTCTAAACATACGGccagggtgaagaggtggactATTCTAGACTAGCCGAGTCAGTCGcctgatctcagtccgactGACTAGCAGTCCAATTGGTGAAGACCAGGCTAAAGGCAGTGAGACCCCGCAaaaagcaagagctgaaggaggctgcagtgaagctctgggagaacatcaccagggaagatacaaagtgtgggtcaaagacttcaggcagtaattgactgcaaaggattttccattaaatattaaatatgatgattttgtttgacttcatgctcatctgtccaattacttttaaaaccCTAAAAGTTGGCACTGTGGGTTAAAGGGGCTATAtttcccacacagttctttctatgtTGATGTTTACAAATTTGGCACTTTATTGCAGTACCCATTATTTCGTTTTCAAATTCAtttgctgaagctcagagcctgaagaacaaaaaattagTAACTTTCGaaatactttaatttaattttggagTATACAGGACTGAAAAATCCtggaagagggaggggaaatGTATACAAATGTCTGATGAAAATGATATATCATCTGATAATTGATAACTGCAATAGAGGCTTTATTTAACATTAAGAAAAGTTGGTGTAACATTTGCATGTAAGCAATATCAGATTTTGGTGTCAGTTCCTAAGCTTTTTGTGTTAACATGGTGTATACATGCTGAATAAAGCAGAGGAACCCAGTTTCCCTATTGGTCACAATGCACTGAAGCCACATGCTGCTTTTAAACTAAGGGGACCAGTGCCACCATCTGTATCTCGAAACTCTTGTTCTGTTGACATGAGTGTCTGACAATTCTGTCCTCGTCTATTCCTTAAAACATACTCTAGCTAACTAGCAGTCCAGGCACAATCTCTGAGGGTTATCTAAAGACATTtcctcaatattttttttctaattattcTTTTGCTAGTCAGATTTGTGATGTTCTTACTGTtcacaaaaatgtatgtttttttttaccataaaaTGGAGTTAGCCTGCCTGAAGTGAGTACCCTGGCTTCAGCAGGTTCGATAGCTTGAATTAGTTTAAAGACCACGAGAATCCATGACCTACCTGGCCCACGGGCTCATTTTCAGTGCCAGACCTCTGCTGATACAGAAACCTGCTCCACCTGTGGCGAACCAGAACTTAACAGACACctgaaatgagacaaaaataacCAGATCagccagaaagaaaaagacatttgttACATCTGAAGGGACACTCTGAAGCCTGGATTTCTAAATATAACTTTATCCATCTCCAAAGTTTAAACATGAAAAGGTAGTGCTTGCTGCTATATTTGTCAATTACTGGAACTAGAAACTCCTAATAAGTTGTAAGTTAACTGACTGATCCGTCACTCTTGACTCTCTCTGCAGCCTCTATAGGGTGATCTAGACTGGGCCGGCCCAGGTAGACATCCTGGGTATGGTGGTAGGAGGAGAGGACTCGCAGCAAGCTGGGCAGAATCACATAGTTATCATCATCCACATGGCAGAACCacctataacacacacacataagcacagtCAGCATTGTACATTAgattgtatgtatatacatgtaggTGTTAATTGTGTTGGTGGGCTTGCCATCAGCTCCTAGAATGTCATTGGTTAATTAATTGTTAACTGTTTATTGTGTCCTGGCTAAACTAGTTTATTCAGATCAGGGACAGATCACgtttcactcactttttctgAGACTCGATGAATTTGTCGTACTCCACAGACATCTTACAACACAGAGCCTGTCGGGTGTGAGCTGCTGAGCAGTTAGTGTTGATGATGTTGGCTCCTGTGGAAGAGACAGCAGAGGACAGAACAGTTCAGTTCCATGCTGTTGTGTAGAGTATATTACTGCACCTACACCTGTATACTTTGTATGATGGTTACAGATTATTCATACAAATGTAAATTACTTGTTCGTACTGGGGCATATAGATTATTCATACTTGAGATACTGTGCATTAGAAATTTTACCATTCATCTCCCAACGGCTTTGTTtgaaaaagtgtatttccaTCCATGCACGAGACTACATATTCCAGTGacacatacactgtatgtacaAGTTCAAACACTGAACAATTGGACAATATGATGCCATGTGTTATATGAGGATATACATACCCGCATTTGCACATAGTCCTGAAATCTATATCCGTATATAACAGAATGTTAATATCCGCCATGAACATTGACATACTTGGACAGCCTGCATATCTGTTGTCTGATAACAGGATGAACATTCAGTTTACATCTGCACAAACAGCATTCTTCAATCTATTCAACTTCTTTGTGTATCTTGTCATGTCCTTatcttcttttatttaactttttttcacaattggTTATACACGTTTCTCAATACTGAGttccctttttcaaaactctccAAACAGAAGTCAGTGTACTGAACTGTGGAtcacttttcattgctttgacacaaaatgcatttagtGACTACATCTTTCAAATGTcaattgttttctctctcaaactgcaccacaacaaaacactgttgacttaatttaaaaccttttttaaaccttttcttATTAaacctaaaaacacaacacaaaaagacagtAAATTAAACTGCAATTTGCTACAATCGGCTACATCTACATCTAAAAAAATTCCATCCCGCAGAAGAATTATTTTCCTCATAGAGGTAGAAAAGTTTATGAACAGATGTTTCTCCTGGATGCAGTGAATGCTGGATGTCTGGATATATCTGCAGAACAGTGTCATGATGGATCAGGCTGTAAAGATTCTTTCCCAGGTGAGCTGAAGAGAAGATGTAGTGTGTGATTTAAGTTAttgataaacataaaaaaaatgctttcatttagtgaaataaaaaatacagacataaaatgtacgcttgacacaattattgccacccttttgatgaatttaaattagttcctcaaacaaaataaaaaactattttcagtgttcacaagacctgaattaaccaatgaaagatggttttactgtataaaaaggggctgattgtttccagtttctttttcacaatggtgaagacaagagagctctCTGACAGCATGAGAAAAGCTATTATCAGAAATCATAACAATTCCAAAAGCTACAAGGCAATCagcaaagatcttgaaatcgtaatgttatcaagaagtttcacagtcataaaactgttaggacgcttccaggacatggtgctaaaaagaaagtcaatgaaagaagtctgtgaaggttgatgcagattgtgtaaaaaaaaccagGCAAGatatctaaagagcttcaggctgacctggagcaatctgcaGTGGTGGCTGCAGCCCGTACCATATGCCACATACTAAACCTAGTAGGGTTCCAGTagggtgaaggccaaggaggacaccactattgaaagaaaggcacaaaaaggcaagactaatgaTTGCAATAACTTCCATAGATAGGCCAAAGCCTTTCTTGGATAATGTTCTAAGGACAGATGAAACTACAGTAgaaccctacctacagtaaaacatggaaGTTCTatcagtctgctgctgctttgctgcctctggcaCTGGAGGCagtgaatgtatcaaaggaatgatgatcagaagattaccaaggcatcTTAGAGTGTCAGAAAACTGGGTTTGGGTGAAGGTCAACAACCCAAAGCGcacatccagcagcaccaccagcaatgagtcctgacctaaatcccattgaaaacctttggagagagctgaaatctgccattgtaagaaggactcctgcaaacttaaaaaaagcTTGAACgtatagcaatggaagagtggtagaaactaccagcagacaggtgcaagaagcttctacaTGGCTACGAGAAACTTTTAGAGGCTGTCAATGTTGCCAAACATTCTGCAGCCAAATATTactgaagggtgccaataactgtgtc
Protein-coding regions in this window:
- the rfng gene encoding beta-1,3-N-acetylglucosaminyltransferase radical fringe, which gives rise to MHIASVVVSKFCFLFSLAFCGLLLLLIPALQPPARQVDLPQPKPQMRATQAGPSHHTRVPAVSIHARETDTAIGLKGSSAGQGGSIKTEVTRNDKWDVDSKRGLERWAPPGRKDGGISGFRSHDLLELKDIFIAVKTTKKYHKSRLELLIQTWVSQAKEQTYMFTDGEDKQMQMRTGANIINTNCSAAHTRQALCCKMSVEYDKFIESQKKWFCHVDDDNYVILPSLLRVLSSYHHTQDVYLGRPSLDHPIEAAERVKSDGSVSVKFWFATGGAGFCISRGLALKMSPWASLGNFISTAEKIRLPDDCTIGYIIEALLEVALTHTHLFHSHLENLQKLPPDSVLEQVTLSYGGFENRRNVVSIAGGFSLAEDPTRFKTVHCLLYPDTDWCPKLKLRKKN